The genomic segment CTGCATATCTGTGGCTGGTGTCACCTCAGAGGGCCATGGGAGCAAAGTGTGATGGGATCAGGTtcatgctgagccagccctgcccttcactggaTGCTGTAGCAAGAAAGCCATACTGGTccgtccccccacacacacacacatactcaggagagatggccccacccctcaccatggagGAGGGGAGCTGACCCTGATGGCATGGATGTAGgggagctggctccaccccttgcCTGAGGGGGGCGGCCCCAGTGGCTTAGACTAACAAGCTCacctaccacccaggcccacatccagaCCTGGGGTGGCCGGAGCTAACATCTACTCTAAGTCCTGCTGGAGctcgtgaagggactggtcctgtggaaccataacCACAGGCTTTCCATGACTCGTGGCAGCTGTGGGATATCCGAGAGGAGTTTCGGTGAGGATCCAGtaatgatggtgtgccagaaactgcaggccttgaaccagaccagtgactcactgtAATGAAGATTTGCAAGCAGGGCTGATGGGACAAAAGGGtagactgtgtgacacactgcagctcccaggaTGTGttagagaggcaggaaagacggAGGGGCAAAGAGGTTTCCTTctgacttgtttttctttttgtttgtctgcttgcttgttttgtttttttgtttctgtttttttttttttttttaaatttttgtttggtgGGGTTGCTGCAGGGAGGAGCAATATggagactgggaggtgagtggaattGAGGTGCATGATGTGAGATTCCCAAAGATTCAATGAAGAAATCAtgttaaattaaagaaaaaaaagaaaaaaggaaaagaaaatatatttaaatgtattattttatacatatgggtgttctgcctgcatgtatgtatgtgtattacatATGTGCAGTGCTTACTGAGCCAGAAGAGGCCcccagatctcttggaactggagttataggaagCCATGAGCCATAAtgtgggtgctcttaaccactgagctatcccaccagcccccaaaataaaacattttttaaaactctagGGAACCGAGGCTGGGAGTCCTTAAGAATCTCGCAGGAGGTCGGTCCCAAGCAAGAAATCCCTGATGTAAAACCAAGTCCAGGACTGCAGAGGCTGCAACCCTGACCCCTGTCCTTTCGTGTTCCGAGGTAAGTGATAGTCCCTTACAACAGTGGGTGAAGACCATGAGGGGACAAGGACACCAGCGGACACAGTCCCAGGAAGCAGCGACCCCACAGGCTGCTGCAAAGCTGGTACCAGGTGACAACGGGGTGGAGCTGGGGTGGCTGTGGGCAGTCAACCCTGTTCTCATGTGCCTTGTGGCTTCCTGTCTTTAACAGGCTCAGTGCAGCACCTGGGCACACAGGGAAGAGACTTCGGACATTAATGTCCCCTCCCTCATGCAGAAGAGATGGCCGTGCCTCTGAAAATTCTACTTGCGatgttcttttcttattttattattcagatagggtttcaggctggccttaaacttaggatcctcctgcctcagcctccccagtggtggggttacaggtgtgcaccaagCTCCTTAATTGATAAAATCCTTAAAACcacaaggaaagaaacaagaacaTGAAAAGCTCCTTACCAAGCCCGACTttgatataataatataaatacacacacttcCTGAAACAGTTCTAGTATCATATGAGTAGTCTGAGGGCCTACAGTGAGAGAAGGTAGAACGAGCCAAGAAGGGCTTCTCAGAAGGCAGAAAGCTGAGCCCTGACCAGGAAGTTTGGTACTAAGTAGAGCTGAGGGAGAACCCAGCTTTCCCAGTGAAGTTACCGGTATCTCTGTGCGCTTAGCTCCTCCAAACAGGAAATTTCCCCTCAATCCCTGTTCGCTACACTCCAGCTGAGAGGAGAGGACTCTCCCAGAGAGGCTTGTCTGCCCAGCCTGCTTAGTCAGCGGGGTCATCTCGAAGGACTGTGAGGAAGTGCTCACCTCCTTCACAGAGCAGACTGTATGCAGCCCGACACAATGCCAGCCACGGTGGCCCTCGGGGCTCCTGGGTGTTTATCAGAGGGAGGAGTTCAGACATCAGAACCTGGGAACAGGACAGGGCCAGCCTCAGTGGGACCTTATCCCAGGGAGTTGGCCCAGGGATCCCCATGTGGGCAATCCTGAGACAAGCTTCCACTCTCCAGCATTCCTTTCTGAGATTCTATGCATCCTGGGCATGCAATGTACTTGGAGAATGTTCCAGCTTACACATAGGCCCAGGGGCAGTCTCAGCCTATCCCAGGTCCTTCTCCTCTTGAGACTGATGCTCAGGGGGCCTCAGTAAGGCCACTGGCTCCCAAGAACCCAGGTACACATCACCACCTCCTGCTCTGGAAATACCTTTTCTAGATGGATCTGCTGGTCCAGCATGGCTACTCGGAGCTTCAAGGCTGCCAAGGTCTGCAGCTCCTTGGTGTCACAGTAGAGAAGCAGCTCAGGGCTCCAGGAAGAGTCTGTCTCTCCTCCACAAAGTGACGAGGCCTGAGTGGGCTTCTCCACGAGGCTGGGTTCTGGCAGTCCTTCTGTCGCAGCTAAGAGAACAGCCGATTGTAGTCTCCTGGGGCGGCAGCCATCACTAAAATTTCCCTTTTCTTACAGACCAGTACTTAGCTTTCCAGGTACCTCTTCCCTACTCTCAATTGCCCTTAGCTTTAAGGGATACAAAGCCAAGCTTTTAAAACAAtcttgagccgggtggtggtagcacatgactttgatccagcactcagaggcagaggcaggtggatctttgtgagtttgaggctagcctggtctacagagcgagatccaggaaaggcgcaaagctacacagagaaaccctgtctcaaaaaaccaataaataaataaataaaaataaaaacaatcttgaGCCGGGTAGTGgtcgggtggtggcggcggcggtggtggcagtggcgcacacctttgatccagcactcagaggcagaggcaggtggatcttggccagcctggtcaaccgagtgagtttcaggacagccaaagctacacagagaaactttgtctcaaaaaaccaaaataaataaataaaataataaaacaaaaaacataaaacaaacaaaaaagccaacctAGTGTGTGGCAGGCTGTGGTATGTTTGGTGTGGTGGGTTTGCCTACCTCTGGGccctggctggtgactcttcaGTCATAGGCAAGGCAGGTTAAAGAGCCTCGAGCCTAGTTCAGACCTCAGCACAGGTAGTGCTAGGCCAGAACCTCACCTGCTTGCAGCGTCTGTATCCTGTGGAGACACTGCCCAACCATGGTCCGCAGTCCTTCCAGGACGAGCAGGCATCGGTACTCCTGCATCCAGTCAGTGGGGGCTACACGATTTAAGGAGGGCAAGCGGGGGTCCATGATGGTCCCCCAACCCTCGTGACCCCTGCCTTCTACCCTCCACCCAAGTTCCAGGCAGGACCGGTGACCTGTCGAAAGCTCCTTCTGCATATGAAGCCTCAGCAGTGTACAGGCCTTCCTCAGGCTCCAGGCGTGTGCCTCCACTTCTGCAGCACTGGCTCTGTGGCTGGACCAGCCTGACTGCACACTAGTCAGGAAAACCGTCCTGTGGCCAGACCCTACCCTCCCACCAAAGATGGAGAGATACCACTGCTATGCCACAATGTCCCTTCCCCAAACCTGCCAGGTTTAGAGCCAGAAGTCCCCAGCGCTTCCTTGCCAGTAAGGATACAGCCACCTGGAGTTTGTGGAGGAACTGAGTTTTGGCGGCTCTGGTGGCATCTGCGGAGTCACTGCCTTCTATAGAGCTGAGCTGGGCCCACAGACTGAAACAGCCACGGAGGAGAACAAGGTTATTTTAATTAACAAGAGTGGACCTTAAGAGGTAGGGGGAAGTGATGGACAGGGGCATATATCCCTAGATATATGGCTTTGCTAAATGCAGTAAGGATATCAGAGGCCTCAGGGAACCTAGAGATACTGACCAAGACAAGTGGGCAGGGTAGATGTGTGCCAGGAACAGTGCAAATGCCTGAGATGTGCCACCTTGTCTGACCCTCACAGCACCTCTATGAAACAGGGGCATTACTGTCATTACAGAAGGAGGACAGCCTGGAATTTAGAGACCAGGTGTCATGTTCAGCCCTTAATATTTGAATGGTTGTGGGTTGGCAAGatgactccatggttaagagaATTTGCTACTCTTATAAAGGCCATGAGTTCGCTCCAGCACTCACCGTAGGCAGCTCATAACAATCTGTAACTTCagatccaagggatctgacaccctctcctggtggTATactcacagaaacacatacaggtacacataaaaactaaaaataagctgggcagtagtgacacacgcctttaatcccagcactcaggaggcagaggcaggtgggtctctgtgagtttgaggctagtctgatctacagagtgagttccaggacagccagggctacacagagaaactctgtctcaaaaaaccaaaccaaccaaccaaccaaaccccTGAGTGGTTGAACTGGGACCTTCAAAGCTGCCGAGCCTGAGTTGACTCTACAGCTCAAATGAAGCAGATTCTCAGCATGCACAGGGACCCAATAAGGCAAAAGCAGAGACCTGCTGGAGGGTTTTGTTTGCAAGTCCCAATGTTAGTGATGTTTTCCCTGTCTCTCAGTGCCCACTCAGCCGTACCGGGAATTCTGGGAAGCTGCCTTCCTGAAGGCCACAGGTAGTTGCAGGAGGGTCCTGTCAGAGAGAAGCCAATGTTCAGAGCAGCCTCTTCTCAGTCTAGGGCTGTCATTCTCACTCCTGGCTCAGAACCCGCTAGGGTGAACCTCCTCAAACCCCCTCCTTTAAGAGCCCATTGTCAGACAAGCGTCTTGAACAGGGCTTCTGGAGCAGCCTGGGCGCTGACCCGTCCAGAGAGAAGAAATGGCctcaagcaccaggcacatatcTCAAACCCTGCAGAGCCCATCTAAAGGCCCTGGTCTGGTCAGGCTCATGACAATCCTGATACCATCCCAACCTGCTGTTCTACCCTGCCTGCTTCACTGCGTGACCCTTAAGGGATGGTACCCAGGGCTTCCCCATCCAGCTCAATGCTCTGCTAAGATCTGAACAGATAGAGAAGGCAGTTTCTCCAGGGAGGGTCTGGGAAGCTTACCCCTTCTCTTTTAGTGTGAAGAGTTCTGTGGCAGGAGGAACAGCTGATGGGGCCATCTTTTGGTCCTTGAGGCCTGGTCCAGACCGGGTAGCTTGGGTTCCTGTTCTCACATGGGCCCTATCTCCGCTAGACAGAAGTCTGCACTCGGGGTAGTCCTTGGCAGGGACTGTGGCCCGTTGTATGCCGCTGGTGGATCTTGCACCTGATGCACGGCTGCCAGCCCGGCTGGGGGCCTGGGAATGGGCAGGGGCAGCGGCACCAGAAGTGGCTGCATTAGATGCAGATGTCAGGCTGGGGGTTCTGTCTCTTTTTCCAGCCTTAGACATGCCTTTCCTCACTCGTACAGCCTTCTCCAGTGCCTGGGTCAGAAGCTCCAGTTCCTTGAGGTCTTGAGCACTCGTTGTGCATGCTGTAAAAGTCAAGAACCATGCAAGGGTTCCTCTCTTCACTGTCCCAGGATGGATCCCCCATGACAACATGCCAGAGAAAGGCCAGGGGCAGCACGCGGAAAAAGCAGCTGGGGTTTACCTGGAGTTGGGACCTCTTCCTTGGTTTCTGGCTCTGGAGCTGGGGTCCTGGCTGGTTCCCTGCAAAGACAGGGCAGCCATGGCGTGGCCCTAACAGACCCTACCCCTAAGCAGATCCCCCAGCCTCAGTCCCTGCAAGATAAGGGGAAGGGATAGCAATGGCAACCAGCCTCCCAGCCCCTGGGGCTCTGCATAATCCCGATGGTCCGAGAAGGGCCTGGCCAGGAGGTCCCAAGGTCCGCATACCAGACTTGCAGCAGCCGCCTGGAAACGCGCAGGCTCTGCTCTAACTGCCGCTGCCTCTCGGCGCAGGAATCCAGGGCGCCCTGCACCTCCGCCACTAGCCTGAGGACAAGCACCATGTGAGCCTCGGAACCCGGCGCCCGCCCGCCCCATTCCCTCTTGTCGCACGAGACCCACCGGCGCGAGCAGTCGGTGGGTAGTAGGCAGTCTGCTCTAGCACCAAGCATTTTTGCCGCCGCCACGGAGTCCCGCACCTTCCGGGTAGAAGGCCGCCCACTTCCGGCTAGGCTACCCAATCTTGAGCGCAGCGAGCAAGACTTGCTCCATAGGGCGGGCCAAATCATTAACCAGGCTCCGCCCTCATCCCGCCCCCCGGAGGCTCTGTTGGCATCTCGGTAACGAAGCCAGGGTAGATACAGGCTCGCTTGCTTCTGGTTGGGCATCCGTGACTTTCTTATGTTGGTTTTCTGTCTTAACCAGTTTTTGTCGAACCTACTTTGAAAGCAGAGATCAACGGTCTTGCTCACTCCCGGGTCACTTAGCCGTCAAGCACATGGATGAAAGATGATGTTTTAGAACTGGGTCAAAGGACAGGAAGCGTGGGAATGAATGTCAGATAGGCACCAGAACAGAGCAACGAAGCCCAGGAAATCTGGAGCATGTGGCACCTAGATGGGTCTGCCAATCTGGCCTAAGTCATGGCAGGTTGAGACAGGGACAGATGAGTGAGGGATAATAGGAGGGAGGCTGAGGCCCAGACAATGGCGGAGCTGTTAGGAACAGCAGGCAGACCACATACATACACTGCAGCTAAGGCCCAGCAATGGTCTTTGCCCACAGATTTGCGAAGTCAGGTCAACTTTCACTTCGTGTTTCATATTGAAAGCTCTTTCTGTACCATCTACCGCATtagtatatttcattttaaaactcgcaatatagactaggctggtcttgaacttatagagatctgcttcccaaatgttgcttatttcttaaaaaataaataaatatatatatatatacatacatatatatatatatatatcag from the Peromyscus eremicus chromosome 8a, PerEre_H2_v1, whole genome shotgun sequence genome contains:
- the Tedc2 gene encoding tubulin epsilon and delta complex protein 2, with protein sequence MLGARADCLLPTDCSRRLVAEVQGALDSCAERQRQLEQSLRVSRRLLQVWEPARTPAPEPETKEEVPTPACTTSAQDLKELELLTQALEKAVRVRKGMSKAGKRDRTPSLTSASNAATSGAAAPAHSQAPSRAGSRASGARSTSGIQRATVPAKDYPECRLLSSGDRAHVRTGTQATRSGPGLKDQKMAPSAVPPATELFTLKEKGTLLQLPVAFRKAASQNSRLWAQLSSIEGSDSADATRAAKTQFLHKLQVASGWSSHRASAAEVEAHAWSLRKACTLLRLHMQKELSTAPTDWMQEYRCLLVLEGLRTMVGQCLHRIQTLQAAATEGLPEPSLVEKPTQASSLCGGETDSSWSPELLLYCDTKELQTLAALKLRVAMLDQQIHLEKVLMSELLPLINTQEPRGPPWLALCRAAYSLLCEGGEHFLTVLRDDPAD